The Terriglobales bacterium genome includes the window GTCGTCAGCGCAGCCGTCGTGTGCAGTACCGTCAGGTGGCAGACGCCGTTCCTATCCGTCCCGAGCGCTTCCTGCACCTGATCCGTGATGTCGATGATCTCCCGCTTCTTGTGCGTTTTGATCGAAAGCTTCTGCATAGCTACCTGAACTGTTTCGCTTGCGGTGCTGGGGGGAAGTCCAACGACTCACCCTGGAACAGCGCCACGCACTGCTCCAGTCGTGCTTTTCCGTCATGCACGGCAAATGTGTACGGCTTCTCTTTCGGGCCGCTCCACAGCGTCACACCCGCGTACTCGCCATCTTTTCGCAGGATGTAATACACCATGCTGATGTAGCGCAACTTCGCTGGAGTTTTCTCATAGGCGCGAACGATCCGCTTGAGCACATCCATTCCAGCCTCGCGCGGCGACATCCCTTTGCGCATGTTCTCCACGATCGAATGTGCTCCCGCCACCTTGAGGTTCTCTTCGCCGCTACCCGTAGCGCCTGCCGAACCTACATCCTGGTCCGTGAAACAGCCCGCCCCGATGATCGGGGAATCACCACAGCGCCCTGCCAGCTTCCATGCCAATCCGCTTGTCGTCGTCATGCCCGACATTTCGCCCTTTGCGTTCAGCACGGAAACGTGGATCGTGCCCGTCGGCGGCCTAAGCACTCTCTCGATCGCATGCTCCCGCCCCCCTGAAGGGATACCGATCCGGGCGGCTTCTTCCTCCAGTTGCCGCCATCGCTCTTCATAGGTCTCGGAAAGCTTAGGAGCCACGGTTCCTTCCGGCACCTCATATTTAGGATCGGCCAGCCCTGGCCCCCACCAGTCCTGGTTCGAGTTGTTCTTCTTCCATAGCAGCCAGGTCTTATGAGCAGCTTCCGTCAGCAGATTCTCTTGCGGAAATCCCATTGCCTTCGCGAACCGCTCTGCGCCTTCACCGACCAGCATCACGTGACCGGTGTTCTCCATTACCGCCTTGGCGAGGAGCGAGACGTTTTTGATGTTTCGCACTGCACCAACGGCACCGGCCCGCCGTGTCGGGCCGTGCATGCAGCAGGAGTCCAACTCCACCACACCGTCTTCATTCGGAAGTCCGCCCAGACCGACTGTGTCGTCGTTGGGATCATCTTCCTGCGCCTTGCCGACCATAATGGCCGCATCCAACGTGTCACCGCCGTTGACCAGGAACTCGTACGCCTTCTCGATCGTCTTTATGCCAGTCCGCTTTGTGACGATGACGTTCTTGCCGCCGCTGGGTACCGCCTCCATCTTCACTTCAGCCGATTTCCCATCTGTCTTCTTGGTGGTCTGCGCGTCCACCCCTAACGCGATAGTTCCCATCGCCGTCGTCGCAATGAAATCTCTCCGGGAAAATGACATGACGCCTCCAAATGAACGAGAAAGCATAGCACCTCGCGCCTGCATGAATCCTGCACAAAAAGAAAGTCCGGCTCGCAAGCCGGACTTCGTCTACACCGCTTCGTCTACGCCAGCTTTTCTCCCACGCTTCTTTCCGCGCGGAACCTCAACAGTGCGCCGATGTTGCCGGCTTTCTGTAGTTCCGGATGGGCGGGCATATGTACGATGTCGATTCCTGCGCGCATCGCACGGCCCACCAGAGCATCCGACACATCGCTGATCTCCTTCGTCTTCTGACCGCACACGGCGCAGTTCTCCACCAATCGCATATCCAGGTGACCGCAGTTAGTGCATTCCACGCCTTCCGCAGAAAAGCCATCGCCGATGATCAACGACTGTATTTCGCCCTGTTCGAGCGAACGAAGCACACGCTTTAATCCGAGCGCTCCGTGGTTGTTGGCTCGCGCCTCATCGAGTATGGTTCTCAGCAATTCCTGCCGCTGCTTCTCGTGATGCTCCTTCAACAACCGCTGCGTATGCTGGCGGACGTCATCTACCGATGCCGTGGCCGGATCGATAACAAAGTGACCGATCACCCTCTGCTTCACATACGGGTGAAGGTGCCGCTCGATGCCCGTCCAGGCTTCATCGCGTCCACCGATCACGATCCGTTCACAAGACCCCGTGCCATAGCGGTCCAGCAGTCGATCTGCCACGCGCTTGAAGTGGTTCTGCGCTTCGTTGTCTACCTTGCGCTCCGCGTGTCCCGCGTCAAATCCGGCAAATCCATCACTGCGACCACGTCGCGGCAGTTCGTCGATCCAGCTCTCTTTCTCGGCGACCTCGCCCATCTGCATTTCGAAAAACCGCGCCTTGCTGCGGTCCAGGAGACAAACGCACGTTTCTTCCATGATCTCCTGTAAGGCTGCCAGCGGACTCACGTGGAAGTGCTTGTTGATCAGAACTTTCGATCCCTGCAATCGCGCTGGAATGTCCTCCTCTCGCCAGAATCCCTTGGAGGCACATGCGAATATGGCCTTCGCACGGCCGGAATTTCCATGCAGCCGTTCCGCCAGATCCAAGATTCGTTCCAAGTCGCTACGTACGCTCCCGTTCTTTCCCGATCTCTCTGCCCGCTTCATCGCCTCCTTTACCAGGTCTTTGATCTGCAGCGTTTCGCGGCGGTGTGATTTATCCGCAGGTGTATCAGGCTGGTAGTAAAAAGTAATGCAATCCCCTTCCGGAGACTGGAAATCCGCGATTTCGCGGATGATATCGCGCGTGATCATGCACACCTCTCTTTACACCCCAACGGGCGTGTTATGCGATTTTTGAGTGCTGTAGCAGTTTTTCTTTGAATTTGTCAGGAATTGGTAAGTTCTTGCGTAAGTGTTCTCTTGCCGATCGGATGGACTTCCTCACCTCGTCCGCCGACCGGCTACTGATTGCGGAAATTTCATCCACCGTGAATCCTTCTACCCCGAAGAGAAGGAATGCCTCACGATCTTCTTTCGCGGCGCCAAGCAGCGCCATCTCCACCAGGTTCACCATCTCGTCTGAAGCCGCAGACTCCTCGGGCGTCGCCACGCCGCGGTTCGGAATCAGGCTCTCACCGGTAACCGACTCATCGGGTTGATGGTATTGCAGGATCGCTTCATCGGTGCCGTCCTGCCTTGGCTCCTGGCCTCCCCGCAAAGGTGCATCGAGTGGGACCGTCTCGGTCCTCTCGTCTCGATGTGCCAGGTCACGAATCGCCTTCAGCGCCAGCCGGTAAAGCCACGGCTCGATCGCCAGTTTCTCCGGACGCTCCTCGTTGCCCAGCGCGACTGCGATGGCCTCGCCGATCACCTCTTCCACGCGCAACTGGTCTGGCCTGAGCTCACCGCTGTTCTCGCGGAACCGCAGTTCGCGATCCACGAACCTCTGCAATCGCGGCAGGTTCGCGTTCACATAGGTCGAAATGTCATCTCCCGAAACGCTCTCCGGTTGTACCGCTGCCATCGTTTCCTCGAATGGCACCTGTGGCACCGGTCGTGTTTTACCTACCCGTCGTTGACGCGGCCACTTATGTTGCGCCCGCAAGCGGTCCTTGTGCTTCGTGACCTGCTCAATCAGATCTTCGAAGGCACCCTTGATCGCAGCCTCCGCCCGGTCGGCGGTTTCTCGCGAGGCGATGTTGCCCGACGGCAGCTTCAAATCCAGCCGCACGTTGAACCCGGCGCGCGCTGGCCGTTCATCCACGATCGCGTGCAAATGCACCAGTTCAGGCCTGAACACTTGCAGGCGTTTCCTGAGTTTCTGAATGTTATGGCTGATTTGTTCTTCGAGGTCGGTTGACTTTGGGACTTTGTAGCTGACGTGGACATTCATTCGCTACCCTCGTGACCGCCCACTTATTGATTCAGATTTTACACCCGTTTGTTAGGAAGCAAGAGCGGGAAGGTAGTGTTGCACTACAAGAAAAGAAACTGTAAATCCCTGTGAATATTGCGTTTTATTGCGATTTTACTTGACATCGCTTGCACGAAGGCGTAACGCCGTTCATCCCTGAAAAGCCAAAATCAGAGGCAGGTTTCAGAGCACGAGCTATTCACGTGGATTCAGCTTGATCGCACCTTGATGGTTGGATTAACAGCGTAATCTTTAGCGAGTTCCGTTCCGGTACACGGCGCGGAATGACCACGCATTAAACGGCAACCGTGAACGTCGTTTCTGTTCTCGTCACCGGACGGTAGAGCGTGTCGCGTTCGACCGGTACACGTCCGGCTTCTTTGATCAGACGCTCCAGTTCCTGCCGCCTCATGCCCTGCGGAGTCTCTGCGCCGGCATCGTGGTAAATCTTTTCTTCGATTACCGTTCCGTCCAGATCGTCTGCCCCGAAACGCAACGAAATCTGCGCGATCTTCGGCGTCAGCATCTGCCAGTACGCCTTGATGTGGGCGAAGTTGTCGAGCACCAGCCGCGACACAGCCATCTGCTTGATATCTGTAAATCCGCTGGTCCACGGCAAATGCGAGAGCGGCGTATTGTCCGGGTGGAACGCGAGCGGAATAAATGTCTGAAACCCGCCGGTC containing:
- a CDS encoding N(4)-(beta-N-acetylglucosaminyl)-L-asparaginase, whose protein sequence is MSFSRRDFIATTAMGTIALGVDAQTTKKTDGKSAEVKMEAVPSGGKNVIVTKRTGIKTIEKAYEFLVNGGDTLDAAIMVGKAQEDDPNDDTVGLGGLPNEDGVVELDSCCMHGPTRRAGAVGAVRNIKNVSLLAKAVMENTGHVMLVGEGAERFAKAMGFPQENLLTEAAHKTWLLWKKNNSNQDWWGPGLADPKYEVPEGTVAPKLSETYEERWRQLEEEAARIGIPSGGREHAIERVLRPPTGTIHVSVLNAKGEMSGMTTTSGLAWKLAGRCGDSPIIGAGCFTDQDVGSAGATGSGEENLKVAGAHSIVENMRKGMSPREAGMDVLKRIVRAYEKTPAKLRYISMVYYILRKDGEYAGVTLWSGPKEKPYTFAVHDGKARLEQCVALFQGESLDFPPAPQAKQFR
- a CDS encoding HPF/RaiA family ribosome-associated protein, with product MNVHVSYKVPKSTDLEEQISHNIQKLRKRLQVFRPELVHLHAIVDERPARAGFNVRLDLKLPSGNIASRETADRAEAAIKGAFEDLIEQVTKHKDRLRAQHKWPRQRRVGKTRPVPQVPFEETMAAVQPESVSGDDISTYVNANLPRLQRFVDRELRFRENSGELRPDQLRVEEVIGEAIAVALGNEERPEKLAIEPWLYRLALKAIRDLAHRDERTETVPLDAPLRGGQEPRQDGTDEAILQYHQPDESVTGESLIPNRGVATPEESAASDEMVNLVEMALLGAAKEDREAFLLFGVEGFTVDEISAISSRSADEVRKSIRSAREHLRKNLPIPDKFKEKLLQHSKIA